One window from the genome of Nicotiana tomentosiformis chromosome 5, ASM39032v3, whole genome shotgun sequence encodes:
- the LOC104090274 gene encoding AP-1 complex subunit sigma-1, with translation MIQFVLLISRQGKVRLTKWYSPYTQKERTKVIRELSGMILTRGPKLCNFVEWRGYKVVYKRYASLYFCMCIDQEDNELEVLEIIHHYVEILDRYFGSVCELDLIFNFHKAYYILDELVIAGELQESSKKTVARLIAAQDSLVEAAKEEASSISNIIAQATK, from the exons ATG ATTCAATTTGTGCTGCTCATTAGCCGGCAGGGAAAAGTGAGGCTAACCAAGTGGTATTCACCATATACACAAAAAGAGAGAACCAAG GTAATCCGTGAACTAAGTGGTATGATTCTCACTCGAGGACCAAAGCTTTGCAATTTTGTTGAGTGGAGAGGATATAAAGTTGTTTATAAAAG ATATGCAAGCCTGTATTTCTGTATGTGCATAGACCAAGAGGACAATGAGTTGGAGGTCCTGGAAATCATACACCATTATGTTGAGATTCTGGACCGATACTTCGGAAGT GTCTGTGAGCTGGACTTAATCTTCAACTTTCACAAG GCATACTATATATTGGATGAACTTGTGATTGCTGGTGAACTCCAAGAATCAAGCAAGAAAACTGTTGCTCGTCTAATTGCTGCACAG GATTCTTTGGTTGAGGCTGCCAAAGAAGAGGCAAGTTCTATTAGTAACATTATCGCACAGGCCACCAAATGA